One genomic segment of Tursiops truncatus isolate mTurTru1 chromosome 11, mTurTru1.mat.Y, whole genome shotgun sequence includes these proteins:
- the LOC117314271 gene encoding centrosomal protein of 78 kDa-like isoform X3, which yields MAWRGFDRNKVSRSCVPAIRNKDVTFQLCKALRRCVSASGALRNLQRSGLVVRERDVTMLTKLEHENAHLRNMNFSSSEALHAHSLTSMILDDAGVLGSIENSFQKFHAFLDLLKDAGLGQLATMAGIDQSDFHLLGRPQMNSTVSSPRKEEKKALEEEKSESKQGAPGQMKNIQVSICMQSAYSEGTLMKFQKITGDARIPLPLDSFHVPVSTQEALETSKDNLGVPVTEQRQESFEEFIARTCSPFSRHHFWN from the exons ATGGCTTGGCGAG GTTTTGACAGAAATAAAGTTTCCAGAAGTTGTGTTCCTgcaataagaaataaagatgtgACCTTCCAGTTGTGTAAAGCTCTTAGACGCTGTGTAAGTGCGTCAGGTGCGCTAAGGAACCTGCAGCGAAGTGGGCTggttgtgagagagagagacgtaACTATGTTAACAAAG CTGGAACATGAAAATGCCCACTTAAGAAATATGAATTTCTCTTCGTCTGAAGCCCTTCATGCCCACTCATTGACAAGCATGATCCTGGATGATGCAGGTGTTTTGGGCAGCATTGAGAATTCTTTTCAGAAGTTCCATGCTTTCTTGGATCTCCTTAAAGATGCTGG GCTTGGGCAGCTGGCCACAATGGCTGGTATAGATCAGTCAGATTTTCATTTACTAGGTCGTCCCCAGATGAATTCTACTGTTAGTAGTCCAcgtaaagaagaaaagaaggcacttgaagaagaaaaatcagaatcaaaACAGGGTGCCCCAGGACAAATGAAAAATATCCAA GTTTCTATTTGTATGCAGTCAGCTTACAGTGAAGGAACACTAATGAAG TTTCAGAAAATTACAGGTGATGCTAGGATTCCTTTGCCTCTCGACTCCTTCCATGTCCCAGTGTCTACTCAGGAGGCCTTAGAAACTTCCAAAGACAACCTGGGGGTCCCAGTCACAGAGCAGCGGCAGGAGTCTTTTGAAGAGTTCATTGCTAGAACATGTTCTCCCTTCAGCAGACATCATTTCTGGAACTGA